One genomic segment of Gorilla gorilla gorilla isolate KB3781 chromosome 23, NHGRI_mGorGor1-v2.1_pri, whole genome shotgun sequence includes these proteins:
- the LOC129529664 gene encoding uncharacterized protein: MGNLCGCIQGDSKKPSKKRVKKETYSTTKVTSGSTFNENTRRYAVHTNQCQRPPGSRVKKKRYPQEDDFHHTVFSNLERLDKLQPTLEASEESLVHKDRGDGERPVNVRVVQVAPLRRESTPHEDAVHDITNEDATHDIANEDTVHHITNEAADKGIANEDAAQSIANEGAAHGIASEDAAQGIANVVAVQGIAKEDAAHGIANEDAAHGITSEDAVQGIANEDAAQGIANEGAAHGIASEDAAQGIAKKDAIQGIAKEDAVHGIAKEDATQGIANEDAAQGIANEDAAHGIASEDAAQGIASEDAAQGIANEDAAHGIASEDAAQGIANVVAAQGIANVVAVQGIASEDAAHGIASEDAAQGIASEDAAQGIANEDAAHGIAGEDAAQGIANVVAVQGIANEDAAHGIANEDAAHGIAGEDAAHGIASEDAAQGIANVVAVQGIAKEDAVQGIAKEDAAQGIASEDAAQGIASEDAVHGIASEDATHGIASEDAAQGIAKEDAAQGIANVVAVQGIAKEDAVHGIAKEDAAHGIASEDAAHGITSEDAAQGIAKEDAIQGIAKEDAIHGIAKEDATQGIANEDATQGIANEDAAHGVASEDAAQGIANVVAVQGIAKEDAVHGIAKEDAAQGIANEDAAHGIASEDAAQGIANEDAAQGIANEDAAQGIANEDAAHGIASEDAAQGIAKEDAAQGIANEDAAQGIANEDAAQGIANEDAAQGIANEDAAQGIANEYAAQGIAIANDTVQDMLSRTLYRTSLMRALYKTSPMRALYTTLLMTPTRHANVDAVHNIANEDTV; the protein is encoded by the exons atgggGAACCTGTgtggctgcattcaag GTGACTCAAAGAAGCCTTCCAAAAAGCGTGTGAAAAAGGAGACCTACTCTACTACCAAG GTGACTTCAGGGAGCACATTCAATG AGAATACAAGAAGATATGCTGTGCACACCAACCAGTGTCAGAGACCTCCTGGCTCCCGGGTAAAGAAGAAGAGGTACCCACAAGAAG ATGACTTCCATCATACAGTCTTCAGCAACCTTGAAAGATTGGACAAGCTTCAGCCCACTCTTGAAG CCTCTGAGGAGTCTCTAGTTCACAAGGAcagaggagatggagagaggccAGTCAACGTGAGG GTGGTGCAGGTGGCCCCTCTGAGGCGTGAATCTA CTCCCCATGAGGACGCCGTACACGACATCACTAACGAGGACGCCACACACGACATCGCTAACGAGGACACTGTACACCACATCACTAACGAGGCCGCCGAcaagggcatcgccaacgaggacgccgcccagagCATCGCCAACGAGGGCGCCGCCCACGGAATCGCCAGCGAggatgccgcccagggcatcgccaacgtggtcgccgtccagggcatcgccaaggaggacgccgcccacggcatcgccaacgaggacgccgcccacggcaTCACCAGcgaggacgccgtccagggcatcgccaacgaggacgccgcccagggcatcgccaacgagggcGCCGCCCACGGAATCGCCAGCGAggatgccgcccagggcatcgccaagaaGGACGCcatccagggcatcgccaaggaggacgccgtccacggcatcgccaaggaggacgccacccagggcatcgccaacgaggacgccgcccagggcatcgccaacgaggacgccgcccacggcatcgccagcgaggacgccgcccagggcatcgccagcgaggacgccgcccagggcatcgccaacgaggacgccgcccacggaaTCGCCAGCGAggatgccgcccagggcatcgccaacgtggtcgccgcccagggcatcgccaacgtggtcgccgtccagggcatcgccagcgaggacgccgcccacggcatcgccagcgaggacgccgcccagggcatcgccagcgaggacgccgcccagggcatcgccaacgaggacgccgcccacggaaTCGCCGGCGAggatgccgcccagggcatcgccaacgtggtcgccgtccagggcatcgccaacgaggatgCCGCCCacggcatcgccaacgaggacgccgcccacggcaTCGCcggcgaggacgccgcccacggaaTCGCCAGCGAggatgccgcccagggcatcgccaacgtggtcgccgtccagggcatcgccaaggaggacgccgtccagggcatcgccaaggaggacgccgcccagggcatcgccagcgaggacgccgcccagggcatcgccagcgAGGACGCCGTCCACGGAATCGCCAGCGAGGATGCCACCCACGGAATCGCCAGCGAggatgccgcccagggcatcgccaaggaggacgccgcccagggcatcgccaacgtggtcgccgtccagggcatcgccaaggaggacgccgtccacggcatcgccaaggaggacgccgcccacggcatcgccagcgaggacgccgcccacggaaTCACCAGCGAggatgccgcccagggcatcgccaaggaggacgccatccagggcatcgccaaggaggacgccATCCAcggcatcgccaaggaggacgccacccagggcatcgccaacgaggacgccacccagggcatcgccaacgaggacgccgcccacggaGTCGCCAGCGAggatgccgcccagggcatcgccaacgtggtcgccgtccagggcatcgccaaggaggacgccgtccacggcatcgccaaggaggacgccgcccagggcatcgccaacgaggacgccgcccacggcattgccagcgaggacgccgcccagggcatcgccaacgaggacgccgcccagggcatcgccaacgaggacgccgcccagggcatcgccaacgaggatgCCGCCCACGGAATCGCCAGCGAggatgccgcccagggcatcgccaaggaggacgccgcccagggcatcgccaacgaggacgccgcccagggcatcgccaacgaggacgccgcccagggcatcgccaacgaggacgccgcccagggcatcgccaacgaggacgccgcccagggcatcgccaacgagtacgccgcccagggcatcgccattGCTAATGACACCGTACAAGACATGCTATCGAGGACGCTGTACAGGACATCGCTAATGAGGGCACTGTACAAGACATCACCAATGAGGGCACTTTATACGACATTGCTAATGACACCGACAAGGCACGCTAACGTGGACGCTGTACACAACATTGCTAATGAGGACACCGTATAA